In Pseudomonas sp. Leaf58, one DNA window encodes the following:
- a CDS encoding NUDIX hydrolase, whose amino-acid sequence MPNAPRYCPHCTTELARGVPTGDTHQRLHCTGCGYIHYINPKIIAGCIIERDGKYLLCQRAIPPRPGTWTLPAGFMEAGETTEQAALREVWEESGVRGEIVSPYSIFSVPQISEVYIIFRAIATEETGQYGAETLAYKFFAPDEIPWDEIYYPAIRQILERYILERQAGVYGIYMGNDDTGKVHFIR is encoded by the coding sequence ATGCCCAACGCCCCGCGCTACTGCCCACACTGCACCACGGAACTGGCCCGGGGCGTTCCCACCGGCGACACCCACCAACGCCTGCACTGCACCGGCTGCGGCTACATCCATTACATCAACCCGAAAATCATCGCCGGCTGCATCATCGAGCGCGATGGCAAGTACCTGTTGTGCCAGCGCGCCATACCGCCGCGCCCGGGTACTTGGACTTTGCCAGCCGGGTTCATGGAAGCTGGCGAGACCACCGAGCAGGCGGCGCTGCGCGAGGTCTGGGAAGAAAGCGGCGTACGCGGCGAAATCGTCTCACCGTACTCGATCTTCAGCGTGCCGCAGATCAGCGAGGTGTACATCATCTTCCGCGCCATCGCCACCGAGGAAACCGGGCAGTACGGCGCGGAAACGCTGGCCTACAAGTTCTTCGCCCCAGACGAAATCCCCTGGGACGAGATCTATTACCCGGCGATTCGGCAGATTCTGGAGCGCTACATCCTCGAGCGGCAGGCCGGGGTGTATGGCATCTACATGGGCAATGACGATACCGGCAAAGTGCACTTCATTCGCTAG
- a CDS encoding Lrp/AsnC family transcriptional regulator: MDRTDRKILAELQKDGRLSVTELADRVGLSLSPCHRRLKALEDSGAILGYHARLAPSALGLNFAALVFVTLREVTRQPVADFEAAVAEIPQIVEAQRLFGDPDYLLHVVAKDLPAFQKLYDEHLTSIPNVKRLSSTLVMKEVIQDRLLPM; this comes from the coding sequence ATGGACAGGACAGATCGCAAAATCCTTGCTGAACTACAAAAAGACGGTCGGCTGTCGGTGACCGAACTGGCCGACCGCGTCGGGCTTAGCCTGTCACCCTGCCATCGGCGCTTGAAGGCACTGGAGGACAGCGGGGCCATTCTGGGTTACCACGCCCGCTTGGCGCCGAGCGCCCTGGGGCTGAATTTTGCCGCGCTGGTGTTCGTGACCCTGCGCGAAGTCACCCGCCAACCAGTGGCGGACTTTGAAGCAGCGGTGGCCGAGATCCCTCAAATCGTCGAGGCGCAGCGGCTGTTTGGCGACCCCGATTACCTGCTGCATGTGGTGGCCAAGGACTTGCCGGCGTTTCAGAAGCTGTATGACGAGCACCTGACCAGCATTCCCAATGTGAAGCGCTTGAGTTCGACCTTGGTGATGAAAGAGGTGATTCAGGACCGGCTTTTGCCGATGTAG
- a CDS encoding carboxymuconolactone decarboxylase family protein: MSNEKYEKGLQIRTQVLGEDYVNRSIQNADDFTKPLQELVTEYCWGHVWGREGLSLKERSMINLAMISALNRPHELKLHIRGALRNGLSREQIREILLQVGIYCGVPAAVDSFRLAREAFAEADAESTR, translated from the coding sequence ATGAGCAACGAGAAGTACGAAAAAGGCCTGCAGATCCGCACCCAGGTGCTGGGCGAGGACTACGTCAACCGCTCGATCCAGAACGCCGACGACTTCACCAAGCCGTTGCAGGAGCTGGTCACCGAATACTGCTGGGGCCACGTCTGGGGCCGCGAAGGCTTGTCGCTCAAAGAGCGCAGCATGATAAACTTGGCAATGATTTCCGCGCTCAATCGGCCCCACGAGCTCAAGCTGCACATTCGCGGCGCCTTGCGTAATGGCCTGAGCCGTGAACAAATTCGCGAAATTCTGCTCCAGGTCGGCATTTATTGCGGCGTGCCCGCGGCGGTGGACAGTTTCCGCCTGGCCCGCGAAGCGTTCGCTGAAGCCGATGCGGAGTCAACCCGTTAA
- a CDS encoding LysE family translocator: MPETTQLLTFALICLGMVLTPGPNMIYLISRSICQGRKAGLISLGGIALGFVIYMFCAALGITALVMAVPFAYDALRIGGALYLLYLAWQALRPGGRSPFQVRDLPADSPRRLFTMGFATSLLNPKIAVMYLSLMPQFIEPGHGSVLLQSLVLGSTQIAISVSVNALIAIMAGSIAVFLAGRPLWQQVQRWLMGTVLAGLAVRMLAEGRR, from the coding sequence ATGCCCGAAACCACGCAACTGCTCACCTTCGCCTTGATCTGCCTCGGCATGGTCCTGACCCCAGGGCCGAACATGATCTACCTGATTTCCCGCTCGATTTGCCAGGGGCGCAAGGCTGGGTTGATTTCGCTGGGTGGCATAGCCCTGGGTTTCGTCATCTACATGTTCTGCGCCGCGCTGGGTATCACTGCCCTGGTGATGGCGGTGCCGTTTGCCTATGACGCGCTGCGCATTGGTGGCGCGCTGTACCTGTTGTACCTGGCCTGGCAGGCGCTGCGGCCCGGTGGTCGTTCGCCGTTCCAGGTGCGCGACTTGCCTGCCGACAGCCCGCGGCGGCTGTTCACCATGGGCTTCGCCACCAGCCTGCTCAACCCCAAGATTGCCGTCATGTACCTGTCGCTGATGCCGCAGTTCATCGAGCCGGGGCATGGCAGCGTGTTGCTGCAATCGCTGGTGCTGGGCTCGACCCAAATCGCCATCAGCGTTTCAGTCAATGCACTGATCGCGATCATGGCCGGGTCCATCGCCGTGTTCCTTGCCGGTCGCCCGCTGTGGCAGCAAGTGCAGCGCTGGCTGATGGGCACGGTACTGGCCGGTTTGGCCGTACGCATGCTGGCTGAAGGGCGCCGTTGA
- a CDS encoding GntR family transcriptional regulator: MKRQPLDDSFKVNRNPVTLREIVLDKLRAAIMNFHLLPGDRLVERDLCDRLGVSRTSVREALRHLESEGLVEFADAKGPRVAIITLEDARDIYELRCVLEGLIVQLFTLNAKAKDIRALERALEVNREALEEGELQQVLDSVQGFYDVLLEGSGNQVAAQQLRQLQARISYLRATSVSQENRRGASNREMEKIVEAIKSGDPLVAHQASVDHVRAAAKVALDYLRQKQDDNAKVRDIVEPLALKEPRIGR, encoded by the coding sequence ATGAAACGCCAGCCACTCGACGACAGCTTCAAGGTCAACCGCAACCCCGTTACCCTACGCGAAATCGTGCTCGACAAGCTGCGCGCTGCGATCATGAACTTCCACCTGTTGCCGGGCGACCGCCTGGTCGAGCGCGATCTCTGCGACCGCCTTGGGGTCAGCCGCACCTCGGTGCGCGAAGCCCTGCGCCACCTGGAGTCCGAAGGCCTGGTGGAATTCGCCGACGCCAAAGGCCCACGTGTGGCCATCATCACCCTGGAAGACGCCCGCGACATCTATGAGCTGCGCTGCGTACTCGAAGGCCTGATCGTGCAGCTATTCACCCTCAACGCCAAGGCCAAGGACATCCGCGCCCTGGAACGCGCGCTGGAGGTCAACCGCGAAGCCCTCGAAGAAGGCGAGCTGCAGCAGGTGCTGGACTCGGTACAAGGTTTCTACGATGTGCTGCTGGAAGGTTCCGGCAACCAGGTGGCGGCCCAGCAATTGCGCCAGTTGCAGGCACGTATCAGCTACCTGCGCGCGACCTCGGTCTCGCAGGAAAACCGCCGGGGCGCCAGCAACCGCGAAATGGAAAAGATCGTCGAGGCGATCAAGAGCGGCGACCCACTGGTTGCCCACCAGGCCTCGGTCGATCATGTCCGCGCAGCCGCCAAGGTGGCCCTGGACTACCTGCGCCAGAAGCAGGATGACAACGCCAAGGTGCGCGATATCGTCGAGCCCTTGGCCCTGAAGGAACCTCGTATAGGCCGCTGA
- a CDS encoding flavin reductase family protein: MIEPGIYKDVMGSFPSGVTVVTTLDADGGIVGITASAFSALSIEPALVLFCPNYASDTYPILRDSKRFAIHLLSADQTAEAYAFAGKGKDKAKGVEWHLSELGNPLLAKATAIIECELWREYDGGDHAIIVGAVQNLVLPAEPVTPMVYHKGKLGALPPLG; the protein is encoded by the coding sequence ATGATCGAACCAGGCATCTACAAAGACGTGATGGGCTCCTTCCCGTCCGGCGTCACGGTGGTCACCACCCTGGACGCCGACGGCGGCATCGTCGGTATCACCGCCAGCGCCTTCAGCGCGTTGTCGATCGAGCCAGCGTTGGTGCTGTTCTGCCCCAACTACGCCTCCGACACCTACCCGATCCTGCGGGACAGCAAGCGCTTCGCGATTCACTTGCTGTCCGCCGACCAAACCGCCGAGGCCTACGCCTTCGCCGGCAAGGGCAAGGACAAGGCCAAAGGTGTCGAGTGGCACCTGAGCGAGCTGGGTAACCCGCTGCTGGCCAAGGCCACGGCGATCATCGAGTGCGAGCTGTGGCGCGAATACGACGGCGGTGATCACGCGATCATCGTCGGTGCGGTGCAAAACCTGGTGCTGCCGGCCGAGCCGGTGACGCCGATGGTTTACCACAAAGGCAAGCTGGGCGCCCTGCCGCCCTTGGGTTGA
- a CDS encoding LysE family translocator, giving the protein MALSVLTAFWAVSMLFVMTPGADWAYAISAGMRGRWVMPAVAGMLSGHFLATLVVAAGVGSLLAGHPLALTLLTLAGCSYLLWLGGNLLLSPALPAAGQGGAGESGSRWALKGFCVSGLNPKVFLLFLALLPQFTDPQSSWPVPLQILLLGLVHLCSSLVIYSLVGYGAKAVLSTRPGAAKLVGRVSGVAMITVALGLIAGQFN; this is encoded by the coding sequence GTGGCTCTCAGTGTTCTGACGGCGTTCTGGGCCGTGTCGATGCTGTTCGTGATGACCCCGGGTGCAGACTGGGCCTACGCTATTTCGGCCGGCATGCGTGGGCGCTGGGTGATGCCCGCGGTGGCGGGAATGTTGTCGGGGCATTTTCTTGCCACCCTGGTGGTGGCGGCCGGTGTCGGCAGCCTGCTGGCTGGCCACCCGCTGGCCCTGACCCTGCTGACCCTGGCGGGGTGCAGCTACCTGCTGTGGCTGGGTGGCAACCTGTTGCTGAGCCCGGCATTGCCGGCGGCCGGGCAGGGCGGTGCGGGGGAGTCGGGTTCGCGCTGGGCGTTGAAGGGCTTTTGCGTCAGTGGCCTGAACCCGAAGGTGTTTCTGCTGTTCCTGGCCCTGTTGCCGCAGTTCACCGACCCGCAGTCGAGTTGGCCAGTGCCCTTGCAAATTCTGCTGCTGGGGTTGGTGCACCTGTGCAGTTCGTTGGTGATCTACTCACTGGTCGGCTATGGCGCCAAAGCGGTGCTGAGCACCCGGCCGGGGGCGGCGAAGTTGGTTGGGCGGGTATCGGGGGTGGCGATGATTACGGTGGCCCTTGGCTTGATCGCCGGGCAATTCAACTGA